In Candidatus Margulisiibacteriota bacterium, one genomic interval encodes:
- a CDS encoding 3-phosphoshikimate 1-carboxyvinyltransferase, translating into MNKTVSRSEVKGAIKAPTSKSYLQRALAMALLAKGKSVILDPNYCDDVLAAINVIQDLGAEV; encoded by the coding sequence GTGAATAAGACAGTTTCGCGTTCAGAAGTTAAAGGGGCTATTAAGGCGCCAACTTCTAAAAGTTATTTACAACGAGCCTTAGCTATGGCTCTTCTTGCTAAAGGGAAGTCTGTCATTTTAGACCCAAATTATTGTGATGATGTTTTGGCAGCGATTAATGTTATTCAAGACTTAGGTGCAGAAGT